In Aegilops tauschii subsp. strangulata cultivar AL8/78 chromosome 3, Aet v6.0, whole genome shotgun sequence, one genomic interval encodes:
- the LOC109781975 gene encoding zealexin A1 synthase-like — protein MAETQHTQLVCYTLLCILLVAIVVKLKLKLRRGAGRLNQLPPGPWALPVIGHMHLLLGAIPHQAMHRLARRHGPVMLLRLGHVPTLVLSSAEAAREVMKVHDAAFADRPVYATANIFTYGGEDISFARHDSRHWKALRKLCAVELLSPRRVRSFRRVREEEAARLVRSVADAGPVVNVGDMLKVMMNDVVMRASVGDRCAQRDAYLEELDRVLDLMSGFNFIDLFPASRLARAIGGRALGATWEVHRRIHSIMDAMISDHRTAMEGEDDNDAGREQRGDVLTTLLRFQRDGGIGGVALTNENISGVLFDLFAAGSETTATTTIWAMSELMRSPHIMAAEQSEVRQVLHGKTEVTEADIDGRLHYLHMVIKETFRLHPPVPLLMPRLCTEQTKVMGYDIPEGTTVFVNVSAIGRDEKSWTDANEFTPKRFDGEKVDYGGTDFRFLPGGAGRRMCPGMMFGVSNIEMALASLLHHFDWKLPDGGNPEKLDMSEAYGITARRRTELVLEATVFVP, from the exons ATGGCGGAAACCCAACACACCCAGCTCGTGTGCTACACTTTGCTCTGCATCCTTCTCGTGGCCATAGTCGTCAAGCTCAAGCTGAAGCTCAGACGCGGCGCTGGCCGGTTGAACCAGCTGCCTCCGGGGCCATGGGCGCTGCCCGTGATCGGCCACATGCACCTCCTGCTCGGCGCCATTCCACACCAGGCCATGCACAGGCTCGCCCGTCGGCACGGCCCTGTCATGCTGCTCCGCCTCGGCCACGTCCCGACGCTCGTGCTCTCCTCCGCGGAGGCGGCCAGGGAGGTCATGAAGGTCCACGACGCCGCCTTCGCGGACCGCCCCGTGTACGCCACGGCGAACATCTTCACCTACGGCGGCGAGGACATCTCCTTCGCGCGCCACGACAGCCGGCACTGGAAGGCCCTCCGGAAGCTCTGCGCCGTGGAGCTGCTGAGCCCAAGGCGCGTCCGGTCGTTCCGCCGTGtccgggaggaggaggcggcgaggcTCGTGCGGTCCGTTGCTGACGCCGGCCCCGTCGTCAATGTTGGTGACATGCTAAAGGTGATGATGAACGACGTGGTCATGAGGGCGTCCGTGGGCGACAGGTGCGCCCAGCGGGACGCGTACCTGGAGGAGCTGGACAGGGTGTTGGACCTCATGTCCGGGTTTAACTTCATCGACCTGTTCCCGGCGTCGCGCCTTGCCCGGGCGATCGGTGGCCGGGCTCTCGGGGCGACGTGGGAGGTGCACCGGAGGATCCACTCCATCATGGACGCCATGATCAGCGATCACAGAACAGCTATGGAGGGCGAGGATGACAATGATGCCGGACGTGAGCAGAGGGGGGACGTACTCACCACTCTGCTCCGGTTCCAGAGGGACGGCGGGATTGGCGGCGTCGCCCTCACCAATGAAAACATCAGCGGCGTCCTCTTT GATCTTTTTGCTGCGGGATCGGAGACGACAGCCACGACAACAATTTGGGCAATGTCCGAGCTGATGAGGAGCCCACACATAATGGCCGCCGAACAATCCGAAGTCCGGCAAGTCCTCCACGGCAAGACCGAGGTGACTGAGGCCGACATCGACGGCCGGCTCCACTACCTACATATGGTCATCAAGGAGACCTTCAGGTTGCATCCACCGGTGCCGTTGCTCATGCCGAGGCTTTGCACTGAGCAAACAAAGGTCATGGGCTATGATATTCCAGAGGGCACCACTGTATTCGTGAATGTGTCGGCAATCGGTAGGGATGAGAAGAGCTGGACTGACGCGAATGAGTTCACGCCCAAGAGGTTTGACGGTGAAAAGGTTGATTATGGTGGTACGGACTTTAGGTTCCTCCCAGGTGGCGCTGGACGGAGAATGTGCCCCGGTATGATGTTTGGAGTGTCAAACATTGAAATGGCTCTTGCGAGCCTTCTCCATCACTTCGACTGGAAGCTTCCCGATGGTGGGAACCCAGAGAAGCTTGATATGAGTGAAGCGTATGGGATCACAGCTCGTCGTCGGACCGAGCTTGTGTTGGAAGCTACTGTTTTTGTGCCTTAA
- the LOC109781986 gene encoding protein RGF1 INDUCIBLE TRANSCRIPTION FACTOR 1-like produces MKGGTVPTWLELLLTTQFFAICTNHLFSNRNECNLFCIDCEESKGAFCYYCRSDHHSTHRVIQIRRSSYHDVVRVAELKDVLDISDVQTYVINSATVVFLNERPQQRGCGVSAVKASSSSYNCESCNRALLDPFRFCSLGCNLKGIKEDMRTSIPTRDFIDYTRKDDDTDCSNTSGNTGNNEESCSDADYCKEKPSPPRVIRHRRKGIPQRAPFY; encoded by the exons ATGAAGGGGGGGACGGTGCCTACATGGCTAGAGCTACTGCTCACAACACAGTTCTTTGCAATATGCACCAACCATCTCTTCTCTAATCGCAATGAGTGTAACCTGTTTTGCATAGATTGCGAGGAATCAAAGGGCGCCTTCTGCTATTATTGTCGTTCAGACCATCATTCCACCCATCGAGTAATCCAG ATAAGGCGGTCGTCATACCATGATGTGGTCAGGGTTGCCGAGTTAAAAGATGTACTTGATATCAGTGATGTACAAACATATGTGATCAACAGTGCAACAGTTGTATTTCTTAATGAGCGCCCACAACAACGTGGTTGTGGTGTTTCTGCGGTCAaggcatcatcatcatcatacaaTTGTGAGAGTTGCAATCGTGCTCTTCTTGACCCATTCCGCTTCTGCTCCCTGGGTTGCAAC CTTAAAGGAATCAAAGAGGATATGAGGACAAGCATTCCAACTAGAGATTTTATTGACTATACAAGAAAGGATGATGACACAGATTGCAGTAACACAAGTGGAAATACTGGAAACAATGAAGAGAGTTGCAGCGATGCGGATTattgcaaggaaaaaccatctcCACCAAGGGTTATTCGTCACCGCCGAAAGGGGATCCCTCAGCGTGCACCTTTTTATTGA